The proteins below come from a single Polynucleobacter necessarius genomic window:
- a CDS encoding lytic transglycosylase domain-containing protein — protein sequence MFNTDPFRPLRMNIRVSYLFLLIALCACTTAPIQQNTTQQSIVNQADDAVTEARYSQILSALLNQVSQSQEIPLQSLENGFSDAKTIPSIRKLVLPPSGTFKKNWLAYRKRFIEPVRLKAGRAFWDENQAFLAKVEQDSGVPAEIIVAIIGIETIYGRQTGSFRVKDVLSTLAFSYPDTPNKTAREQLFKDQLQELILMCWTEAGGKLPGQNSGQGVNATRFNSCLNQNSSYAGAIGLPQFMPSSIRSFAVDGDGDGRIDLKQSPKDAITSVANFMKKHGWQAGMPISFPVQESAIAAAKQLADGEPQLKYTVIELIEKGILLPQQGDLQRGGVEHQSKALIVDLPYPDKDGNDQAQYFVGLNNFLTIVQYNRSYFYAQSVAEFAEALGYKNQSIVPTTSSIKAADQKMVPINPTQSLPRKLGLRKNPRPLKPA from the coding sequence GTGTTTAATACTGATCCATTTCGACCCTTGCGCATGAACATTCGCGTCTCCTACTTATTTCTGCTGATCGCTTTGTGCGCATGTACTACCGCTCCTATTCAACAAAATACCACTCAACAATCCATCGTAAACCAAGCCGATGATGCGGTTACAGAAGCACGTTATAGCCAAATCTTGAGCGCGTTACTGAACCAAGTTTCCCAATCCCAAGAAATCCCTCTCCAAAGCCTTGAAAATGGCTTTTCTGATGCTAAAACGATTCCCTCTATACGCAAATTGGTATTACCCCCATCGGGTACATTCAAGAAAAACTGGCTGGCCTACCGTAAGCGCTTCATTGAGCCAGTGCGCCTGAAAGCAGGCAGGGCGTTTTGGGATGAAAACCAGGCCTTTTTAGCCAAAGTCGAGCAAGACTCAGGGGTGCCCGCAGAGATCATTGTGGCCATTATTGGCATTGAGACGATTTACGGTCGTCAAACAGGCTCATTTCGGGTAAAGGATGTTTTATCCACCCTTGCCTTTAGCTATCCTGACACCCCAAACAAGACTGCTAGAGAGCAGCTTTTTAAAGACCAACTTCAAGAACTCATTCTGATGTGCTGGACCGAGGCTGGAGGAAAATTACCTGGGCAAAATAGCGGCCAAGGAGTCAATGCCACCCGCTTCAATAGTTGCCTCAACCAAAACAGCTCTTATGCAGGCGCAATCGGGTTGCCCCAGTTTATGCCCAGCAGCATTCGTAGTTTTGCAGTCGATGGCGACGGGGATGGGCGCATTGATTTAAAACAAAGTCCAAAAGATGCTATTACCAGTGTTGCCAACTTTATGAAAAAGCATGGCTGGCAAGCTGGGATGCCGATTTCGTTTCCTGTGCAAGAAAGTGCTATCGCTGCCGCTAAGCAATTAGCGGATGGTGAGCCTCAACTCAAATATACCGTTATCGAACTCATTGAAAAAGGAATTTTGCTGCCACAACAAGGGGATTTACAACGGGGTGGCGTAGAACATCAAAGCAAAGCCCTGATTGTGGATCTCCCCTATCCAGATAAAGATGGAAACGATCAAGCGCAGTACTTTGTGGGCTTGAATAACTTTCTAACTATTGTGCAATACAACCGGAGCTACTTCTATGCTCAGAGTGTTGCGGAATTTGCTGAAGCGCTTGGATATAAAAATCAAAGCATAGTTCCAACCACTTCATCGATAAAAGCGGCAGATCAAAAAATGGTGCCGATAAATCCAACACAAAGTCTACCAAGAAAGCTGGGTCTAAGAAAAAACCCAAGACCACTTAAGCCAGCTTAG
- the cysM gene encoding cysteine synthase CysM yields MSKPSYLTISQTVGNTPLVRLQRIPGLENEKRNNVILGKLEGNNPAGSVKDRPALSMILRAQERGEIKPGDTLIEATSGNTGIALAMTAAMLGYKMVLVMPENQSIERRQSMAAYGAELILTAASGGMEFARDYALQLQREGRARLLDQFANPDNPRAHIETTGPEIWRDTNGQVTHFVSAMGTTGTITGVSTYLKSMNPAIQIIGAQPEEGSQIPGIRKWAPEYLPKIYQGDRVDRIEYVTQADAEDMARRLAVEEGVFCGISAGGALVVALRIARQVENATIVFIVCDRGDRYLSTGVFPA; encoded by the coding sequence ATGAGCAAACCCTCTTACCTAACAATCTCGCAGACTGTTGGCAACACACCGTTGGTGCGATTGCAACGTATTCCTGGTTTAGAAAACGAGAAGCGTAACAACGTAATTCTAGGTAAGTTAGAAGGTAATAATCCAGCCGGGTCGGTTAAAGACCGACCTGCGCTGTCGATGATTCTGCGCGCACAAGAGCGCGGAGAAATTAAACCTGGCGATACCCTCATCGAGGCAACAAGTGGTAATACTGGCATTGCATTAGCAATGACGGCTGCAATGTTGGGGTACAAGATGGTCTTAGTAATGCCAGAAAATCAAAGTATTGAGCGGCGCCAAAGTATGGCGGCTTATGGTGCAGAACTCATTCTGACGGCTGCCTCTGGGGGGATGGAGTTTGCAAGAGATTATGCCTTGCAACTTCAGCGTGAAGGCCGTGCCCGCTTGCTAGATCAATTTGCCAATCCCGATAATCCCAGGGCGCATATTGAAACAACGGGCCCTGAGATTTGGCGTGATACAAATGGACAAGTTACTCATTTTGTTTCGGCGATGGGGACTACAGGAACGATTACTGGTGTATCAACCTATCTCAAATCCATGAATCCTGCGATTCAGATTATTGGGGCTCAACCTGAAGAGGGCTCTCAAATTCCGGGTATTCGTAAGTGGGCGCCGGAGTATTTGCCTAAGATTTATCAGGGTGATCGTGTTGATCGCATTGAATATGTCACACAAGCAGATGCCGAAGATATGGCTAGACGTTTGGCTGTAGAAGAAGGCGTCTTTTGTGGCATTTCTGCAGGTGGGGCGCTGGTTGTCGCTCTGCGTATTGCCCGTCAAGTTGAAAATGCTACGATCGTTTTTATTGTTTGTGATCGTGGTGATCGCTATCTTTCTACTGGGGTTTTTCCAGCCTAA